The nucleotide window CGTGTACTTCTCCGGGTCTGAGAGCACCACCAGGGGCCACAGGAAGTCGTCCCAGGCACCGATGAAGGAGAACAGGGCCACCACGCTCACCATGCCCCGGATATTGGGCCACACGATGTGGCGGATGCGCTGCCAGGTGCTGGCGCCGTCAATCTCAGCAGCTTCCAAGATGTCGCGGGGGATCATGGAGCAGGCAGTGGCCACCAGCAGCACGTTGATCGCCCCGATCGCCCCGGGCAGGAACACACCAAAGAGGGTGTTGGCTAACCCCAGGGACTTGATAGTCAGGTACTGGCTGGTCAGGGTGACCTCACCGGGCAGCAGCATGGTGGACAGCAGCATCGCCATGATGACCCGCTTACCTTTGAAGCGCAGCACCCCCAGGGCGTAGCCGCCGCAGACAGCGAAGACCACCTGGCTGGCCACCGTACCCAGGCCCAGCAGCAGGGAGTGCCCGGCGTACTTGAGGATCGGGATGGTGTTGGCGACGGTCTGGTAGTGGGCGGTGGTGGGCTCAGCGGGGATCAACTGGGGCGGGAAGGCGTAGACGTCCTCGGCGGCGCCCTTGAAAGAGGTGGACAGCTCCCACAGGAAGGGGAAGACGGCGATCACCGCCAAGATGATGAGGATCAGGTAGCGCATGACTGCACCAGCGGGCGTGGGCTTGAGGAAGTCACACTCACCTTTGCGCCGCCAGAAGCGGTCCCGGTAGGGCTTGGCCAGGGGGGGCGACGCCGTAGCCGACGCACCCATCTGCTTACCCGTGCTAGCGGGCATGCTGGCGGTGGTGCTCACTGCTCCGCCTCCTTCCGGCTAGCGACAACCATCGCGTTGCGACGCAGGGCAGCCCGGTGGGCGCGCCGCTTGCGTAGGGAGTCCCGCAGAGCCGACGGCGACGTGCCGGAGTTGAGCATGGCGGTCAGGGCCAGGGGTCCGAGAGTGAGGAAAAAGAGCATGACGCTCAGCGCCGAGGTGTAGCCGAGCTGGCCGTTTAGACCTGATCCTTTCTGCTTAATGAGCATGACCAGGCTCATCGCTTGCCCACCCGGACCTCCTGAGCCGTTGGTCAGCACGTAGATCTCGGAGAAAATTCGCATGGCAGAGGTGGCGATTAACGCGGAGACCAGCAGCATGGCGCCGCGCACACCAGGCACAGTGATGGACCAGAAGCGGCGGATCGGCCCGGCGCCGTCGATTGCGGCCGCCTCATGAAGGTCGCGGCCAACGTTCCCCAGGGCAGCCAGGTAGACCACCATGTAGTACCCCAT belongs to Actinomyces trachealis and includes:
- a CDS encoding carbohydrate ABC transporter permease, with the translated sequence MSTTASMPASTGKQMGASATASPPLAKPYRDRFWRRKGECDFLKPTPAGAVMRYLILIILAVIAVFPFLWELSTSFKGAAEDVYAFPPQLIPAEPTTAHYQTVANTIPILKYAGHSLLLGLGTVASQVVFAVCGGYALGVLRFKGKRVIMAMLLSTMLLPGEVTLTSQYLTIKSLGLANTLFGVFLPGAIGAINVLLVATACSMIPRDILEAAEIDGASTWQRIRHIVWPNIRGMVSVVALFSFIGAWDDFLWPLVVLSDPEKYTLTVGMQYLQSNFGTNPRVVAAGTVIALVPIIILFALAQKQFFKGVQEGGVKG